From the Vibrio algarum genome, one window contains:
- a CDS encoding VC0807 family protein codes for MNSSPTYKSRPMVDLLVSIALPAFILMKLSGENELGPSGGLIVALAFPIGWGLFELIKYRKFNFIALLGLVNVLLTGGIGLLELDNKWLAIKEAAVPAVIGVAVLVSTFTSSPLVKTLLFNPSIMDVETIIQRLQQRKSIVAFESRLMTATYLIACSFAFSATMNYILAKWIVTSPAGTAAFNAELGQLTLYSYPMIALPSTAMLLGVFYYLWRTIHDLTGLELDQVLAKKFQK; via the coding sequence ATGAATAGTTCACCGACATATAAATCTCGCCCGATGGTCGACCTTTTGGTCAGCATTGCTTTACCTGCGTTTATCCTAATGAAATTAAGTGGTGAAAATGAACTGGGCCCGAGTGGTGGATTGATAGTGGCTCTTGCCTTTCCCATAGGATGGGGACTCTTTGAATTAATAAAATATAGAAAATTTAATTTTATTGCTTTATTGGGATTGGTTAATGTTTTACTGACTGGCGGTATAGGTCTGCTTGAGCTTGATAACAAATGGTTAGCGATTAAAGAAGCCGCTGTTCCTGCGGTGATAGGTGTTGCCGTTTTAGTCTCCACTTTTACTTCATCTCCTTTGGTAAAAACGTTGCTTTTCAACCCAAGCATTATGGATGTGGAAACCATCATACAGCGCTTGCAGCAACGTAAAAGTATTGTTGCTTTTGAGAGCCGTTTGATGACCGCTACGTATCTTATTGCTTGCTCTTTTGCTTTTTCAGCGACGATGAATTACATACTGGCTAAATGGATTGTTACGAGCCCTGCTGGTACCGCAGCGTTCAATGCCGAGCTCGGTCAATTGACTTTGTATAGCTACCCAATGATTGCTCTACCATCAACAGCAATGCTGCTAGGTGTATTCTACTATTTATGGCGTACTATTCATGATTTAACCGGGCTTGAATTAGACCAAGTGCTCGCGAAGAAATTCCAAAAGTAG
- a CDS encoding helix-turn-helix domain-containing protein translates to MGESNKIPEQAFLKGHDFTNNLKMLLGCKNLQELSSLTGVPTSTFSTWNMKNRTSFELMIRVHLAFNIPMKDISLGYQIPNGDNERLKVEENSTSYRLGNELSTLAHNKTPAILESYELKNGQLVDRHVTLFDPELLLDFNDDKLMVVKDRNQLFIIDTSCNQAVSGLYLINIDGFLSLNQIQRIPGNNIAIAFNNSTLNVSENDIAVIGKVATEVKRVLN, encoded by the coding sequence ATGGGCGAGAGTAATAAAATTCCAGAACAAGCGTTCTTAAAGGGCCATGACTTTACAAACAACCTTAAAATGCTACTTGGTTGCAAAAACCTTCAGGAGCTTTCAAGCTTAACAGGTGTGCCAACATCAACGTTCAGTACATGGAATATGAAAAACAGAACGTCATTTGAGCTTATGATTAGAGTTCATTTGGCGTTTAACATACCGATGAAAGACATCTCTTTGGGCTATCAAATCCCAAATGGCGACAATGAGAGATTAAAAGTAGAAGAAAATTCGACTAGTTATCGTTTAGGCAACGAACTATCTACCTTGGCCCATAATAAAACTCCCGCAATATTAGAAAGTTATGAACTTAAAAATGGGCAATTAGTGGACCGACACGTAACATTATTTGATCCAGAGCTACTTCTCGATTTTAATGATGATAAATTAATGGTGGTCAAAGATCGCAATCAGCTGTTTATTATCGATACCTCATGTAATCAGGCCGTAAGCGGATTATATCTGATAAATATCGACGGTTTTCTATCATTAAACCAAATTCAACGTATACCAGGAAACAATATTGCTATCGCTTTTAATAATTCCACATTAAACGTAAGTGAGAATGATATTGCAGTCATTGGAAAGGTCGCTACTGAAGTTAAGCGTGTTCTGAATTAA
- a CDS encoding Hsp20/alpha crystallin family protein, whose translation MSVIPGDSWRDFSQMFDHTFPAMRPKWEAGVFSPKVDILDKETAFEIIADLPGVDKKDISITYEDGMLTLSASTIQSDEDTDNDKVIHKERYEGKIVRSFTLSDNVQPQDIYAEFTDGVLVVVVPKVEPTKSEPKHIEIS comes from the coding sequence ATGAGCGTAATTCCTGGTGACTCTTGGAGGGATTTCAGCCAAATGTTCGATCATACATTTCCAGCGATGAGACCAAAATGGGAAGCTGGTGTATTTTCACCCAAAGTTGATATCTTGGATAAAGAAACAGCATTTGAGATCATTGCTGACCTTCCAGGAGTGGATAAGAAAGACATTTCTATTACTTATGAAGATGGGATGCTAACACTGTCAGCATCAACAATTCAAAGTGACGAAGATACTGACAATGACAAAGTCATTCACAAAGAACGCTATGAAGGTAAAATAGTTCGTAGCTTTACATTGAGTGACAACGTTCAGCCTCAGGATATCTATGCTGAATTCACAGACGGAGTTCTTGTTGTGGTGGTTCCTAAGGTCGAACCAACCAAATCAGAACCCAAACATATTGAAATCAGTTAA
- a CDS encoding rhodanese-like domain-containing protein: MNEQWLLIIGLFALFFFYRRFKANKVKEQLAMLNIEETQLLDVRTEAEFAGFNVPDSLNIPVQSLITGNTKGLNKNKTLLVFCASGMRSSSACVWLKKQGYNVINAGTVGNVIQHVKP, translated from the coding sequence ATGAATGAACAATGGCTACTGATTATCGGACTATTCGCTCTGTTTTTCTTTTACCGAAGATTTAAAGCGAATAAGGTGAAAGAACAGCTAGCAATGTTGAATATAGAAGAAACGCAATTGCTTGACGTGAGAACAGAGGCTGAGTTTGCTGGATTCAATGTTCCAGATAGTTTAAATATACCAGTGCAATCGTTGATTACGGGCAATACTAAAGGGTTAAACAAAAATAAAACTTTACTTGTTTTCTGTGCATCTGGTATGCGTTCAAGCAGCGCATGTGTTTGGCTTAAAAAACAGGGATACAACGTGATTAATGCTGGTACCGTTGGCAATGTTATTCAACATGTGAAGCCGTAG
- a CDS encoding energy transducer TonB, which produces MRVAILLLMSIAFHSFSTEVVPIPLSNQEKSELSLWSELARTSVKKRLYLCEECFGHLVTFNVSLSNNGEVLDIQLIESSGEPELEHYGRVAIEQAQPFRVDFLSERTRKKVQNVHMTIVPDD; this is translated from the coding sequence ATGCGAGTTGCAATACTGTTATTGATGTCGATTGCATTTCACTCTTTCTCTACTGAGGTAGTCCCAATACCGCTATCAAACCAAGAGAAATCCGAGTTGAGCTTATGGAGTGAACTTGCCCGTACATCCGTTAAGAAAAGGCTCTATTTATGTGAAGAGTGTTTTGGTCACTTAGTTACATTTAACGTATCACTAAGCAATAACGGGGAGGTTTTAGATATTCAATTGATAGAAAGCTCCGGAGAACCAGAACTAGAGCATTACGGAAGAGTAGCTATTGAACAAGCTCAACCATTTAGAGTCGATTTTTTGTCCGAAAGAACGCGTAAAAAAGTCCAGAACGTTCATATGACGATTGTTCCTGATGACTAA
- the ylqF gene encoding ribosome biogenesis GTPase YlqF, which translates to MVNNAIQWFPGHMHKARKEIEEVIPQIDVIIEVLDARIPFSSENPLISTLRGDKPCVKVLNKRDLSDPELTQLWIDHFEKEQGVKAMAITTSNPQEVLKIMELCRKLAPHREDMGKNIRTMIMGIPNVGKSTIINTLAGRTIAQTGNQPAVTRRQQRINLQNGIVLSDTPGILWPKVENPHSGFRLAATGAVKDTAMEYEEVAFYTVEYLAKQYPNLLKERYQLDELSDSEIELMEAIGSKRGCLRSGGRVDLHKASEILLHELRNGTLGQITLELPEMITQELIDVEIETARKQEAQIKKKEERRKRYLRNKR; encoded by the coding sequence ATGGTTAACAACGCAATTCAATGGTTTCCGGGCCATATGCACAAAGCTCGTAAAGAAATTGAAGAAGTCATTCCTCAAATCGATGTCATTATTGAAGTTCTTGATGCTCGTATTCCATTTAGTAGTGAAAACCCATTGATCTCGACACTACGAGGAGATAAGCCTTGTGTTAAAGTTTTGAATAAAAGAGACTTGTCTGATCCAGAACTCACTCAACTTTGGATTGATCACTTCGAAAAGGAGCAAGGTGTTAAGGCGATGGCTATTACTACGTCTAACCCTCAGGAAGTACTCAAGATCATGGAATTGTGCCGCAAATTGGCTCCTCACCGCGAAGATATGGGTAAGAATATCCGAACCATGATCATGGGGATTCCCAATGTAGGAAAATCCACCATTATAAATACCTTGGCTGGCAGAACTATTGCCCAAACAGGCAACCAACCCGCTGTAACTCGCCGCCAACAAAGAATTAACTTACAAAATGGTATCGTCCTATCGGACACTCCTGGAATTTTGTGGCCAAAAGTAGAGAACCCACACAGTGGATTTCGTCTTGCCGCAACCGGAGCAGTCAAAGACACGGCAATGGAATATGAAGAAGTCGCGTTTTATACCGTCGAATATCTAGCGAAGCAATACCCGAACCTTCTGAAAGAGCGTTACCAATTAGACGAGCTGTCAGATAGTGAAATAGAGTTGATGGAAGCCATTGGGTCAAAACGCGGTTGCTTACGTTCAGGCGGTCGAGTAGACCTTCACAAAGCGTCCGAGATATTATTGCATGAACTGCGTAATGGTACTTTAGGCCAGATCACCCTAGAGTTACCAGAAATGATCACCCAAGAGCTCATTGATGTGGAAATAGAAACCGCAAGAAAACAAGAAGCGCAAATAAAGAAAAAAGAAGAACGTCGTAAACGCTATTTACGTAACAAACGATAA
- a CDS encoding substrate-binding periplasmic protein → MRINFKLALIILASTLSNISVADTLRVMLHTGSFPPYFFDEGDDRTGTIKDIFKALSQETGDTIEYVRVPFNRALYLFETGEIHIEPMTNPAYRGDSSVPGIYSVPFVVADEVLLFNKEAYKQVNSQEDLFGQTIGVVKGYYYPKYSPYVEDGRIGAYPVKNENKLIQLLVAGRLSQALINKDFALYQIKHQNLQGKIVLSKPYDSLDMMIRFHPTKEEAVSRFNKAIGKLKEEGSIEAIYDKYR, encoded by the coding sequence ATGCGAATTAATTTTAAATTGGCCCTCATAATATTGGCTTCTACTTTATCTAACATTAGCGTAGCCGATACGTTACGCGTAATGCTCCATACAGGTTCTTTTCCGCCATACTTTTTTGATGAAGGAGACGATCGAACTGGGACAATAAAAGACATATTCAAAGCCTTATCTCAGGAAACAGGAGATACTATAGAGTATGTGCGGGTTCCCTTTAATCGTGCCCTTTATCTATTTGAAACTGGCGAAATTCATATAGAACCAATGACTAATCCAGCCTACCGAGGAGATTCTAGTGTACCCGGCATATATAGTGTCCCTTTTGTTGTTGCTGACGAAGTTCTTCTGTTTAATAAAGAAGCTTACAAACAAGTAAATTCTCAGGAAGATTTATTTGGGCAAACAATAGGTGTTGTAAAAGGATACTATTATCCGAAATATTCACCTTACGTTGAAGATGGACGTATTGGTGCTTATCCTGTAAAAAATGAAAATAAGTTAATCCAACTATTAGTTGCGGGTCGCCTTTCTCAGGCTCTCATCAACAAAGACTTCGCCTTATATCAGATTAAGCATCAGAATTTACAAGGTAAAATAGTTTTAAGTAAGCCTTATGATTCATTAGATATGATGATACGTTTTCATCCAACAAAGGAAGAGGCGGTTAGTCGATTCAATAAGGCGATTGGTAAACTTAAAGAAGAAGGCTCTATTGAAGCGATTTACGATAAATATCGTTAA